One Thiocapsa sp. genomic window carries:
- a CDS encoding RES family NAD+ phosphorylase produces the protein MRWFRLLDEAYLETAFTGEGARLFGGRWNSPGVSMVYAAQSLSLAQLELLVHLEAEDVLRGHWRYIELEVVPEAVLACELVAELPADDAAWPAPASTRSIGDAWAASGVSVGLTVPSAVTPGERNLILNPAHPGFAAAVVIGEPRKLVMDRRLLKAERT, from the coding sequence TTGAGGTGGTTTCGTCTGCTCGACGAGGCGTATCTGGAAACGGCCTTCACCGGCGAAGGTGCCCGGCTCTTCGGCGGGCGTTGGAATTCACCCGGTGTTTCGATGGTGTATGCGGCCCAGTCGCTGTCGCTTGCGCAGCTCGAGCTGCTCGTCCACTTGGAGGCTGAAGACGTCCTGCGCGGACACTGGCGATACATTGAGCTCGAGGTGGTGCCCGAGGCCGTCTTGGCGTGCGAGCTCGTGGCCGAGCTGCCCGCCGATGACGCCGCCTGGCCGGCTCCGGCATCGACGCGATCGATCGGCGACGCCTGGGCCGCATCAGGCGTCTCGGTGGGGCTGACTGTGCCCAGCGCCGTGACACCCGGCGAGCGCAACCTGATCCTGAATCCAGCCCATCCCGGCTTCGCCGCCGCCGTGGTGATCGGCGAACCGCGGAAATTGGTCATGGATCGGCGTCTGCTCAAGGCCGAGCGGACTTGA
- a CDS encoding antitoxin Xre/MbcA/ParS toxin-binding domain-containing protein produces the protein MTNTATGITVPTHPQAADLLKVLQTPAPQLVERVRRGLPFTELEALREPLGLSLQELAAYAGIPSRTLVRRRQAGRLDPAESERVLRIERLLALATEMLRDVARARDWLTSPKTALAGLRPLDYADTEIGAREVEQLIGRLRHGVFS, from the coding sequence ATGACGAATACGGCGACCGGGATTACGGTCCCGACGCATCCGCAAGCAGCCGATCTCTTGAAGGTCTTGCAGACCCCAGCACCCCAGCTGGTCGAGCGGGTGCGCCGCGGCCTGCCCTTCACCGAGCTGGAGGCCCTGCGCGAACCCTTGGGTCTGTCGCTGCAGGAGCTGGCCGCCTATGCCGGCATTCCGAGCCGTACCCTGGTGCGGCGCCGTCAAGCCGGTCGTCTGGACCCGGCCGAGTCCGAGCGCGTGCTGCGTATCGAACGACTCTTGGCCCTGGCAACCGAGATGCTGCGCGACGTCGCGCGCGCCCGGGACTGGCTCACGTCGCCGAAGACCGCGCTCGCAGGTTTGCGTCCGCTCGACTACGCGGACACGGAAATCGGTGCGCGTGAAGTCGAGCAACTGATCGGCCGATTACGCCATGGGGTCTTTTCTTGA
- a CDS encoding DUF6516 family protein, with the protein MTAQLLIHERQPLAVGLFKEVKVWRLPEPVAGCAHLYKYRLALVANDRCVLRYGNERGKGDHKHIGDAEAPMTFTDLATLLADFHRDIRLWRRSHEQADDSC; encoded by the coding sequence ATGACGGCGCAACTCCTGATTCACGAAAGACAGCCCCTCGCCGTCGGCCTGTTCAAGGAGGTCAAGGTGTGGCGCTTGCCGGAGCCGGTCGCGGGGTGCGCCCACCTGTACAAGTACCGACTGGCCCTGGTCGCAAACGATCGATGCGTGTTGCGCTACGGCAACGAGCGCGGGAAGGGGGACCACAAGCACATCGGCGACGCCGAAGCGCCGATGACGTTTACCGATCTTGCAACCCTGCTCGCGGACTTTCACCGTGATATCCGGCTTTGGAGGCGATCGCATGAACAGGCTGATGATTCGTGTTGA
- a CDS encoding transcriptional regulator, with the protein MNRLMIRVEAEDEWSRRIVQAVERGKPQPPGYSFTTEEDLLDTLTANRFAILKALTGAGPLGVRELARRVGRDVRAVHADAGRLASIGLIDKTSDGKLHFPYDEVRIEMAWHAAA; encoded by the coding sequence ATGAACAGGCTGATGATTCGTGTTGAGGCAGAGGACGAATGGAGCCGACGGATCGTGCAGGCTGTTGAGCGCGGCAAGCCCCAGCCTCCGGGATATTCATTCACGACCGAGGAGGATCTGCTCGACACCCTCACCGCCAACCGTTTCGCCATCCTCAAGGCACTTACCGGCGCCGGTCCGCTCGGGGTGCGCGAGCTTGCACGCCGAGTGGGGCGCGACGTGCGCGCGGTGCATGCCGACGCCGGGCGGCTTGCGTCGATCGGCCTGATCGACAAGACCTCCGATGGCAAGCTGCATTTCCCGTACGACGAGGTGCGTATCGAGATGGCTTGGCACGCGGCGGCTTGA
- a CDS encoding NADP-dependent malic enzyme, producing MTSNLSTAEQALRDAAREYHRSPTRGKIAVTPSKPLSNQRDLSLAYSPGVAYPCLDIQANPALAAEYTSRGNLVGVVTNGTAVLGLGDIGPLAAKPVMEGKGCLFKKFAGIDVFDIELAERDPDKLVEIIAALEPTLGGINLEDIKAPECFYIERELSKRMNIPVFHDDQHGTAIISGAALLNALELVGKTLDTVKMAVSGAGAAAIACVDVMVGLGIRREHVFMVDSKGVIYEGRPGGYDESKARYAQQTEARTLADVVDGADVFLGCSAPGVLTVEMVKTMADRPIILALANPEPEIRPELAKLARPDCIIATGRSDYPNQVNNVLCFPYIFRGALDCGATKITAEMKLACVREIADLAKSESSAEVATAYAGQDLVFGPEYLIPKPFDTRLILRIAPAVARAAADSGVATRPITDMPAYRESLMLFVSQTGILMRPVINAARALPDTRKRVAFADGEDERALRAAQIALDDRLARPILIGRPAVIQARIEKAGLRMRLGEDVENVNPEQDPRIDQYRDHYHRLMGRNGVTPEVAAAAVRRSNTIIGSLMVALGHADAMICGLAGSYETHLERIHSIIGLQPGVSNYAALNALMTERGGPLFIADTYVNEDPGAEQLAEIAWMAVQEIQRFGLPPKVAFLSHSSFGSSKRASAKKMRLARDLFVASHPEIECDGELHGDAALEEDIRSRYLAETTLGGSANLLICPNLDAANILYTVLKTTTSGGVTVGPILMGAAATACILTPAATVRRTLNMTTLAVASAAAARHVSDSSQAKPTDDLPAAP from the coding sequence ATGACATCGAATCTGTCCACCGCCGAGCAGGCATTACGTGACGCCGCTCGGGAATATCACCGTAGCCCCACTCGCGGCAAGATCGCCGTCACGCCCTCCAAGCCGCTGTCGAACCAGCGCGATCTCTCGCTGGCCTACTCGCCCGGCGTGGCCTATCCCTGTCTCGACATCCAGGCGAACCCGGCGCTCGCGGCGGAGTATACGTCGCGCGGAAATCTGGTGGGCGTGGTGACCAACGGCACGGCCGTGCTCGGCTTGGGCGACATCGGGCCGTTGGCTGCAAAACCCGTGATGGAGGGCAAGGGTTGCCTGTTCAAGAAATTCGCGGGCATCGATGTGTTCGACATCGAGCTCGCCGAACGGGATCCGGACAAGCTGGTGGAGATCATCGCTGCGCTCGAACCGACGCTGGGCGGCATCAACTTGGAGGACATCAAGGCCCCGGAATGCTTCTACATCGAGCGCGAGCTCAGCAAGCGTATGAACATCCCGGTGTTCCATGACGATCAGCACGGTACGGCCATCATCTCCGGCGCCGCGCTGCTGAACGCATTGGAACTGGTCGGCAAGACCCTCGATACCGTGAAGATGGCCGTCTCGGGTGCCGGTGCGGCGGCGATCGCCTGCGTCGACGTGATGGTCGGTCTGGGCATCCGGCGCGAGCATGTCTTCATGGTCGATTCCAAGGGCGTGATCTACGAGGGCCGTCCGGGCGGGTACGACGAATCCAAGGCCCGCTATGCGCAGCAGACGGAGGCGCGCACCCTGGCCGACGTGGTCGACGGCGCCGATGTCTTTCTGGGGTGCTCCGCACCCGGCGTACTGACCGTGGAGATGGTGAAGACCATGGCCGATCGGCCCATCATTCTGGCCCTGGCCAACCCGGAGCCGGAGATCCGCCCGGAGCTGGCCAAGCTCGCGCGGCCCGATTGCATCATCGCCACCGGCCGCTCGGACTACCCCAATCAGGTCAATAATGTCCTGTGCTTCCCCTATATCTTTCGGGGCGCACTCGACTGCGGCGCCACCAAGATCACGGCGGAGATGAAGCTTGCCTGTGTTCGCGAGATCGCCGATCTGGCCAAGAGCGAGAGCAGTGCCGAGGTGGCGACGGCATACGCCGGGCAGGACCTGGTCTTCGGCCCCGAATACCTTATCCCCAAGCCCTTCGACACGCGCCTGATCCTGCGCATTGCGCCCGCCGTGGCCCGGGCCGCCGCCGACTCGGGAGTGGCCACGCGGCCCATTACCGACATGCCGGCCTACCGAGAGAGCCTGATGCTCTTCGTCTCCCAGACCGGCATCCTGATGCGCCCGGTCATCAATGCCGCCAGGGCCTTGCCCGATACGCGGAAGCGTGTGGCCTTTGCCGACGGCGAGGACGAACGCGCCCTGCGGGCCGCCCAGATCGCGCTCGACGATCGTCTGGCTCGGCCCATCCTGATCGGACGTCCTGCCGTGATCCAGGCCCGGATCGAGAAGGCCGGCCTGCGCATGCGTCTCGGGGAAGATGTCGAGAACGTCAACCCCGAGCAGGACCCGCGCATCGACCAGTACCGCGATCATTACCACCGACTCATGGGCCGCAACGGCGTCACGCCCGAGGTGGCCGCAGCGGCGGTGCGTCGCTCCAACACCATCATCGGCTCGCTGATGGTCGCGCTGGGCCACGCCGACGCCATGATCTGCGGCCTGGCCGGCAGCTACGAGACCCATCTCGAGCGCATCCACAGCATCATCGGCCTGCAGCCCGGCGTGAGCAATTACGCGGCACTCAACGCGCTGATGACGGAGCGCGGCGGACCGCTCTTCATTGCCGATACCTACGTGAACGAAGACCCCGGCGCGGAACAGCTGGCCGAGATTGCCTGGATGGCCGTGCAGGAGATTCAGCGCTTCGGACTGCCGCCGAAGGTGGCCTTTCTGTCGCACTCGAGCTTCGGCTCGTCCAAGCGTGCTTCGGCCAAGAAGATGCGTCTGGCGCGGGACCTCTTCGTCGCCAGCCACCCCGAGATCGAATGCGACGGCGAATTACACGGCGACGCCGCGCTGGAGGAAGACATCCGCAGCCGTTACCTGGCCGAGACCACCCTCGGCGGCTCGGCGAACCTGCTGATCTGCCCGAACCTCGATGCCGCCAACATCCTGTACACCGTGCTCAAGACCACCACCAGCGGCGGTGTCACCGTGGGTCCGATCCTGATGGGGGCGGCCGCGACGGCCTGCATCCTCACCCCTGCCGCCACCGTGCGACGCACCCTGAACATGACCACCCTGGCCGTGGCGAGCGCGGCGGCCGCGCGGCATGTGTCGGACTCCTCTCAAGCGAAGCCGACCGATGACCTACCGGCAGCGCCGTAG